In one window of Vibrio sp. DW001 DNA:
- a CDS encoding DUF1853 family protein produces MQERLAKITHWIITNPPIFKTDKPPAAENPFVLNYLPESGDYRGNTRLGFVYQELCKRLFVSHPDYEILAEEVQLFRGKETIGAIDFLLKYQEHIEHWEVAIKFYLLKDERWYGPDSRDRLDIKLHRMLSHQLKMSDREEFHQRFGNFDVVTPKMLIQGRLYTNPFENETIPTQCLGYQLNNATIVGCWCYQHQISRIKEPLFRLQKLDWIPGTLRPYERLTSMAEYSVHCQAESGQLWIIVPDTWPNNNLK; encoded by the coding sequence ATGCAGGAGAGACTTGCAAAAATTACCCATTGGATAATCACTAATCCTCCAATATTTAAGACAGATAAACCGCCAGCGGCAGAAAACCCCTTTGTCCTCAATTATTTGCCAGAAAGTGGCGATTATCGTGGCAATACACGCCTTGGTTTTGTCTATCAGGAATTATGCAAAAGACTTTTTGTATCTCACCCTGACTATGAGATTTTAGCCGAAGAGGTTCAACTGTTTAGAGGAAAAGAGACCATAGGTGCTATTGATTTTCTTCTTAAGTACCAAGAACATATCGAACATTGGGAAGTCGCTATCAAGTTTTATCTTCTCAAAGATGAGCGTTGGTACGGCCCAGATAGTCGAGATAGGCTCGATATAAAACTTCATCGCATGCTCAGCCATCAACTTAAAATGTCAGATCGCGAAGAATTTCATCAACGATTCGGTAATTTTGACGTTGTCACACCCAAAATGTTGATTCAAGGTCGTCTTTACACCAATCCATTTGAGAACGAAACGATTCCTACACAGTGTTTAGGTTATCAGTTAAACAACGCAACGATTGTTGGTTGTTGGTGTTACCAACATCAAATATCACGGATTAAAGAACCTCTGTTTAGGCTACAGAAGCTAGATTGGATACCTGGCACCCTGAGGCCATACGAAAGACTAACATCGATGGCAGAGTATTCCGTGCATTGTCAGGCCGAATCAGGCCAGTTGTGGATTATCGTACCGGACACTTGGCCTAATAATAATTTGAAGTGA